The genomic stretch GTCGGACCAATGGGAACGCGTCAGTTTCAAGCCAGCATCACTATTCCTGACACCCACAGCTTCAAGCTCAGTCGCCTGTTTGTGGGGGTGGCGGACGACAGCGGTGGTGAAGACGGAGTGGAGCCGCCGTCCGTCATCGTGCCGGTGCTGTTCGGGCCGATGATCCTGCCGGGCTATACTGGGTATTGGGAGCATAAGGTTGTTTCGGGAGAAACCTTATCGGCCATTGCACGTCATTATTTTGAGGGCGATGCGTCCAAGTGGCGGGCTAT from Candidatus Electrothrix communis encodes the following:
- a CDS encoding LysM peptidoglycan-binding domain-containing protein, with protein sequence MHIEIQQPQPFDLVDKEILIAGNAAGFEGHLSIYVSEGHDEYTAAAKVGPMGTRQFQASITIPDTHSFKLSRLFVGVADDSGGEDGVEPPSVIVPVLFGPMILPGYTGYWEHKVVSGETLSAIARHYFEGDASKWRAIQEANQHVVPDGDKIFPGQVLRIPRNF